ACCGGTTGCCCTTTCGGAATCACGATTTGCTCCACAGCCAAGCGCGCTTCCTCCAAAGCTTCCAACTCATCTTCCGCACCGCTATGGGAGAACAAGTTCAGATCGATTTCGCGCTCCAACTGGCTACTGTCCAGTTGCAATAACCGTTGCAAAACGCGAATCATTTGCGGAATGGTATTCGACTTGAGGGTATGGACGGGGAGATGTCGAGATTTAGCCATCTGGCGCAATTTTCCTTGATTTTTCAAATGCGATCGCAAGGCCAAAACTGCATCGGCTCCATTAATATCCTTGGTCAACAGTACGGGTAAGTTGAGCGAGCGAATCACCTGCTCCAGTTGATGGCGACTGATGCCATAAGGATAAATATGTAAGGGCCAGTCTTCTCCATTCGGTCCGGCGGGACGTTCTGCTCGATCGCCTCTGAGGGACTCTTCCAACAAGCGATCGAAGGTGTCCTCTTCCGAGGAACCTCGAAATACGGTGTTTTTTCCCTCTCTAGCTACCGGTAACATCCGTCCCTGCGATCGCCAACCTTTGACGCCGACAGCTTTCGACCAACCGCGATCGCCTTCTAGTCCTGGGGATAAAGGAATCGGAGCATTGGATTTTCCCGAACGTCTCGAATGTAACGAACTCGGTCGTTGCACGTTTAACCCGCTCTCGGTGGCTGGGGAGTCGATCTCCACTTCCCCCGCCTCATTGAGAGTCCGGACTTGCGGTAGAGGTTCTCGGCCGCGCAAGAGAGCATCAACCGTGCGATCGAGGTCTTCATGCACGATCCAGCGCTGGCGTTCTTGCATTTCAATCGCAATCTCGAAGGTCGCCGGAGCTTTGCGCTCGAGGACGGTTTTCTGCGACCCCCGACGGCGCGCTTCGTCATCCCCAAGGGTGACTGCTTGAATGCCGCCAACCAGATCGGAGAGGGTGGGGTTTTTGATCAAGTTTTCGATTTGATTGCCGTGAGCCGTTCCCACCAGCATGACGCCTCGTTCGGCGATCGTCCGCGCGGCTAGGGCTTCGAGTTCCGTACCGATCTCGTCAATTACGATAACTTCCGGCATGTGGTTTTCCACTGCTTCAATCATCACCTGATGTTGCAATTCCGGACGAGCCACTTGCATCCGCCGGGCGCGACCGATGGCCGGATGGGGAATATCGCCATCTCCAGCAATCTCATTCGAGGTATCGATAATCACCACGCGCTTTTCCAGTTCGTCGGCTAAGACTCGAGCAATCTCGCGCAATGCCGTGGTTTTCCCGACTCCAGGACGGCCGAGCATCAGAATCGACTGTCCGCGCTCGACCAAGTCGCGAATCATGCCAATAGTACCGAACACTGCCCGTCCCACGCGCACGGTGAGACCGATGATGTCGCCCTTGCGGTTGCGAATAGCGCTAATCCGATGCAAAGTTTGCTCGATTCCCGCTCGGTTATCGCCGCCAAAATGACCGATGCGATCGATACAGTGTTGGATATCGTCCCGGCGAATAACGGTATCGGTAATATACTGGGCTTGGTTGGGAAACCGAGCTTCTGGTAAGCGACCGACATCTAAGACCACTTCAATCAGTTCGGAGCAGTTAGGATGGTCTTTTAGGACTTTCCTTATCGTTTCGGGGAGAATCTCCAGCAGTTGTTTGAGGTTATCAGCCCCATCCATCGACCGGGGTTGACTGGCTCCCGATGGTTCTACTTGAGGTATTTGGGGTAGCTCAAAAGCGTTCATAAAATTAGGATTTAATTAACGAATCTGATGGCACTCGCTTCAGTTGAGTAACTAGGGTGCGAGCGAGCCGGACAGCTTCCCAGAGCAGATCTGGGTGAGAGTCTAAACGGGCAGGCGACTGCCGGTGGGATGAGTTGGGTGGAAGTAGGGCAAGCTGTTCCAGGGTTTCTAGAACGGGGGATAGTAAGACGCGAGCATAACTACCATAAGCAACGCCTACAACGGGGGGTTTTGGATTGGAGAGCAATCCAAGCTTGTTTTCCTCTGGTTTTCCCAAAAGTCCGAGGTGTCTGAGTTTGGGAACGGTACGGTCATTGGTACCTCCAGCTAATTGAATGACTCCGGGTAAACCGCTGGCTCGAACTTTTTGAGCCAGACGAATGGCTTTGTGGGTCGTCCCTGCTCCGATATCGCCACTCATGGGACGACCGTCGAGCTGCCAGAGCAGTTGGCAGGGTAGGGGCTGGATCAGTTCCCAGAGGGATTTTAAGTAGTCGATGAGGCGATCGCCATCGGGGCAGCTAATAGCAATTAGTTGCAGCGAGGACGCGTAAGGACGAATGACTTGCCAAAGGTGTTTGAATTCTGTATAGTGAGACACCTGGGTATGAATTTCAATGGCTTGGATGCCGATAGCGGTTAATTGGGGTAAGAGAGTTTCGGCTCTGGAGAGATGGGAGTGGGTTTGAATCCGATCGTGGGGACAGATTGGAACGCAGCGCCCGCAACCATAGCAGCGTCGGTCGATAATTCCTTCGCTGCCTTCTGGGTGGCTGGGAATGGCAAGGGCCGGGCAGATTGACTGACAGGGACGAGGGCATTCTGGCGGGCACTGGGTTGGATCGAACTGAGCTTTGCGGAAGTGCGGATCTTCTCCATCGTTGAGGCTGACCATGAGTAGAGGGTCGCTCCAAGGACTGGGGGGCCCGAGTTGTTTGTCCCAAGCGCGCGATCGCAACGATCGGGCGGCGACGATCGCGCCTCGAGCTACGGCTGCAATAGCTGGATCGGCTGCAATGTCAATACAGTCGGCTCCTGCTAGGGTATAGGCTAAAGTTAGGTTGGCGATCGCGGGGGCGTGTTGATAACTTGCCCCGCAAATTAACTTGAACCAGCAACCGTCTCCGATTGATTTTAGGGCAGGGTAGAATTGAGTCACCCTTTTAAAATAAGGCCTTGTGGTCAAAATGGGGAGAAGTTGGGAATGAGGTCGGAACAAGAGGGTCTGGAGGCGTTGGCGTTAAGGGCTAGAGAATGCTGGGATGCTTGCCGATCGCTGCACTGGTATGAGCCGAAATACGGGCGAATGGCTGCAGGTATTTAACTGTAGTATTTATGTACTATACCATGATTGTGCAGTAATACAAGCCCTCCCATTGAAAGTTATCTCAAGTGTGTTGGATCGATTAAACCAACCAGATAGGTCGATCGAAG
The nucleotide sequence above comes from Roseofilum casamattae BLCC-M143. Encoded proteins:
- a CDS encoding R3H domain-containing nucleic acid-binding protein; the protein is MDGADNLKQLLEILPETIRKVLKDHPNCSELIEVVLDVGRLPEARFPNQAQYITDTVIRRDDIQHCIDRIGHFGGDNRAGIEQTLHRISAIRNRKGDIIGLTVRVGRAVFGTIGMIRDLVERGQSILMLGRPGVGKTTALREIARVLADELEKRVVIIDTSNEIAGDGDIPHPAIGRARRMQVARPELQHQVMIEAVENHMPEVIVIDEIGTELEALAARTIAERGVMLVGTAHGNQIENLIKNPTLSDLVGGIQAVTLGDDEARRRGSQKTVLERKAPATFEIAIEMQERQRWIVHEDLDRTVDALLRGREPLPQVRTLNEAGEVEIDSPATESGLNVQRPSSLHSRRSGKSNAPIPLSPGLEGDRGWSKAVGVKGWRSQGRMLPVAREGKNTVFRGSSEEDTFDRLLEESLRGDRAERPAGPNGEDWPLHIYPYGISRHQLEQVIRSLNLPVLLTKDINGADAVLALRSHLKNQGKLRQMAKSRHLPVHTLKSNTIPQMIRVLQRLLQLDSSQLEREIDLNLFSHSGAEDELEALEEARLAVEQIVIPKGQPVELLPRSGKVRKMQHELVEHYRLKSDSFGEEPNRRLRIYPA
- the ldpA gene encoding circadian clock protein LdpA, coding for MTQFYPALKSIGDGCWFKLICGASYQHAPAIANLTLAYTLAGADCIDIAADPAIAAVARGAIVAARSLRSRAWDKQLGPPSPWSDPLLMVSLNDGEDPHFRKAQFDPTQCPPECPRPCQSICPALAIPSHPEGSEGIIDRRCYGCGRCVPICPHDRIQTHSHLSRAETLLPQLTAIGIQAIEIHTQVSHYTEFKHLWQVIRPYASSLQLIAISCPDGDRLIDYLKSLWELIQPLPCQLLWQLDGRPMSGDIGAGTTHKAIRLAQKVRASGLPGVIQLAGGTNDRTVPKLRHLGLLGKPEENKLGLLSNPKPPVVGVAYGSYARVLLSPVLETLEQLALLPPNSSHRQSPARLDSHPDLLWEAVRLARTLVTQLKRVPSDSLIKS